A genomic window from Denticeps clupeoides chromosome 11, fDenClu1.1, whole genome shotgun sequence includes:
- the hip1rb gene encoding huntingtin interacting protein 1 related b — protein sequence MNSIRQVPTRVKSKRTETSLGAEKEHFDKQQLSSISKAINSTETPVKEKHARRIILGTHREKGAYTFWSYALGIPLHSSAILSWKFCHVLHKILRDGHQNSLQDCMRHRSSIAENGVMWGNFRDRNGYGQLVSLYSKLLCFKLDFHTKHAEIKANLEATDEVLERTAGTDVNNVFQLTVEVFDYMDVELRLAEAVLRQLNTSIAISTLSSGQCRLAPLIQVVQDCSHLYHYTVKLLFKLHACLPADTLQGHRDRFHDQFHSLKTFFNRARDMMYFKRLIQIPRLPDSPPNFLRASALAEHVKPMVVIPDEEEPEEQEDDDPEPLIDVTEAPPTGAAPPQVDIFDQAFGPPNNGFDDRDLQIDSLKREMELLRAELEKIKAEAQRYITQLKSQINSLEAELEEQRVQKQRALLENEQLRMELEATRRRNAEHESMQGVFSEAEKKAQATELRYNKLKEKHAELVSNHAELLRKSADTVKMLSATQQTHEEVERTKQQLAFEMERIRQEADMKMEEQKFEMDKLRRELEEKNGEVARVRGTLQSNEKAGLQLNSSLAALQAEKERLLRNASEKEAELSSLRQAHQLKESSLLQEKERSSRELGELQGKLQEKLGREQQLQQKLLEEQFSLLLGAVSEAENIVQDAAAKLDDPLHIRCTSSPDYLVSRAEVTLGSIDKVKVGHADYLQNMGDASALLRALTQFSHLTADTIINGSATAHMAPTDHADRLTENCRSCATQCLEFLKHLKSKATLRSADPAAVRLVVQKILLLGQELRPKGMDVGKDELGDMVEKEMASTSAAIEEAVRRIDEMMNQARQDTEGVKLEVNERILNSCTDLMKAIRMLVLASTDLQKEIVESGRGAATVREFYARNSRWTEGLISASKAVGWGATQLVDSADKVVLHMGKYEELIVCSHEIAASTAQLVAASKVKADRNSKKLTTLQQASRHVNEMTAKVVASTKSGQDQVEDKDEMDFSGMSLIKLKKEEMESQVKVLELETMLDNERLRLGELRKKHYEIAGVPLEQGSQDNGLQAASPKVSKPPLMKKPPLANKPAVPPKKT from the exons ctcagCAGCATCAGCAAAGCCATCAACTCCACCGAGACGCCAGTCAAGGAGAAACATGCCCGCA GGATCATTTTGGGGACGCACAGGGAGAAGGGGGCGTACACCTTCTGGTCGTACGCCCTGGGCATCCCCCTGCACAGCAGCGCCATCCTCAGCTGGAAGTTCTGCCACGTCCTCCACAAAATCCTGAGAGACGGCCACCAAAAC AGCCTGCAAGACTGCATGAGGCACCGGAGCAGCATCGCTGAGAATGGGGTcatgtgg GGTAACTTCCGGGACCGTAATGGCTACGGGCAGCTGGTGTCCCTTTATTCCAAACTTTTGTGCTTCAAGTTGGACTTCCACACCAAG CACGCCGAAATCAAAGCCAACCTGGAGGCCACGGACGAGGTGCTGGAGCGAACCGCGGGGACGGACGTTAACAACGT GTTCCAGCTCACGGTGGAGGTCTTTGACTACATGGACGTGGAACTGAGGCTGGCGGAGGCAG TTCTGCGACAGCTCAACACCTCCATCGCCATCTCCACGCTGTCCTCGGGACAGTGCCGCCTCGCGCCGCTCATCCAGGTCGTCCAGGACTGCAGTCACCTCTACCACTACACCGTCAAGCTGCTCTTCAAACTGCACGCCT GCCTGCCGGCAGACACCTTGCAGGGCCACCGCGACCGTTTCCACGACCAGTTCCACAG ccTGAAGACGTTCTTTAATCGGGCGCGAGACATGATGTACTTCAAGAGGCTCATCCAGATCCCCCGCCTGCCCGAC tcacCGCCCAACTTCCTGCGGGCGTCGGCGCTGGCGGAACACGTGAAGCCGATGGTGGTGATTCCGGACGAGGAAGAGCCCGAAGAGCAGGAGGACGACGACCCCGAGCCGCTGATCGACGTCACGGAGGCTCCGCCCACCGGCGCGGCGCCGCCCCAG GTGGACATCTTCGATCAGGCGTTCGGCCCCCCCAACAACGGCTTCGACGACAG GGACCTTCAAATTGACTCCCTGAAGAGGGAGATGGAGCTGCTGCGAGCAGAACTGGAGAAGATTAAAGCagag GCCCAGAGGTACATCACGCAGCTGAAGTCCCAGATCAACAGCCTGGAGgcggagctggaggagcagcgcGTGCAGAAGCAGCGCGCCCTGCTGGAGAACGAGCAGCTGCGCATGGAGCTGGAAGCCACGCGCCGCCGCAACGCCGAGCACGAGAGCATGCAGGGCGTCTTCTCCGAGGCCGAGA AGAAGGCCCAGGCCACCGAGCTGCGCTACAACAAGCTGAAGGAGAAGCATGCAGAGCTGGTGTCCAACCATGCTGAGCTGCTGAGGAAG agcgcAGACACAGTGAAGATGCTGTCTGCCACACAGCAGACTCACGAGGAGGTGGAGCGAACCAAGCAGCAGCTGGCGTTCGAGATGGAGCGCATCAGACAGGAGGCAGATATGAAG ATGGAGGAGCAAAAGTTCGAGATGGATAAACTGCGCcgggagctggaggagaagaatggAGAGGTGGCGCGTGTCAGGGGAACCCTGCAGAGcaacgagaag gcagGGCTGCAGCTCAACAGCTCGCTGGCGGCCCTGCAGGCGGAGAAGGAGCGGCTGCTGCGCAACGCCAGCGAGAAGGAGGCGGAGCTCTCCTCCCTCCGACAGGCGCACCAGCTGAAGGAGTCGTCGCTGCTGCAGGAGAAGGAGCGGAGCAGCCGGGAGCTGGGGGAGCTGCAGGGCAAGCTGCAAGAGAAG CTGGGCCgcgagcagcagctgcagcagaagctgctggaggagcagttctctctgctgctgggGGCCGTGAGCGAAGCTGAGAACATCGTCCAGGACGCGGCGGCCAAGCTGGACGACCCCTTACACATACGCTGCACCAGCTCCCCAg ACTACCTCGTGAGCCGAGCGGAGGTCACTCTGGGGTCCATTGACAAGGTGAAGGTCGGCCACGCGGACTACCTGCAGAACATGGGAG atgcCAGTGCATTGCTGCGTGCCCTGACGCAGTTCTCTCACCTCACGGCTGACACCATCATCAATGGCAGCGCCACAGCGCACATGGCCCCTACTGACCATGCAGACC gtctgACGGAGAACTGCAGAAGCTGTGCAACTCAGTGTCTGGAGTTCCTGAAGCATCTCAAGTCCAAAGCCACCCTGAGAAGTGCCGATCCTGCCGCCGTACGCCTGGTGGTGCAGAAGATCCTCCTGCTAGGACAG GAGCTGAGGCCGAAGGGCATGGACGTAGGCAAGGATGAGCTGGGTGACATGGTGGAGAAGGAGATGGCCTCCACCTCCGCTGCCATTGAGGAGGCGGTGCGCAGGATTGAC GAAATGATGAACCAAGCCAGGCAGGACACAGAAGGGGTTAAACTGGAGGTCAACGAGAG aATCCTGAACAGCTGCACGGACCTGATGAAG GCAATTCGTATGCTGGTCCTCGCCTCCACCGACTTGCAGAAGGAGATCGTGGAGAGTGGCAGG GGCGCTGCTACGGTGAGGGAGTTCTACGCCCGCAACTCCCGCTGGACGGAGGGACTCATCTCCGCCTCTAAAGCAGTGGGCTGGGGAGCAACGCAGCTGGT CGACTCCGCTGACAAGGTGGTCCTCCACATGGGGAAGTATGAGGAGCTGATCGTCTGCTCCCACGAGATCGCAGCCAGCACAGCACAGCTGGTCGCCGCCTCGAAG gtAAAAGCTGACCGCAACAGTAAGAAGCTGACCACCCTGCAGCAGGCGAGCAGGCACGTCAATGAGATGACGGCGAAAGTTGTGGCTTCAACAAAGTCCGGACAGGATCAGGTGGAAGATAAgg ATGAAATGGACTTCTCTGGCATGTCACTCATCAAGCTCAAGAAGGAAGAAATGGAGTCGCAG GTGAAAGTTTTGGAGCTGGAGACCATGTTGGACAATGAGCGTCTCCGTTTGGGCGAGCTCCGGAAGAAGCACTACGAGATCGCCGGAGTGCCGCTGGAGCAAGGATCCCAGGACAACGGGCTGCAGGCCGCCTCTCCCAAGGTCTCCAAACCCCCCCTGATGAAGAAGCCCCCGCTCGCCAACAAGCCGGCCGTCCCTCCCAAGAAAACGTG A